A window of Longispora fulva contains these coding sequences:
- a CDS encoding DUF4307 domain-containing protein — translation MTETHATIFPPDRYGRRRQPRRARRWLPFVLAAALGLGVTGIAVKLYLAYGVTDYAVNLTSYHDITDNQVVLQFTVTKPEGSPAVCVVRARNRAGAEVGRAEVVVPEPPKRVDVSYTLSTTGLPVSGETVGCRAQR, via the coding sequence GTGACCGAGACCCACGCCACAATTTTCCCACCGGACCGCTACGGCCGGCGGCGGCAACCACGTCGTGCGCGACGGTGGCTACCCTTCGTGTTGGCCGCCGCGCTCGGACTGGGCGTAACGGGCATCGCGGTCAAGCTCTATCTGGCATACGGCGTCACGGACTACGCGGTGAATCTCACCTCGTACCACGACATCACGGACAATCAGGTTGTGCTCCAGTTCACGGTCACGAAACCCGAAGGCTCCCCGGCCGTGTGCGTGGTCCGGGCCCGGAACCGGGCCGGCGCGGAGGTCGGGCGGGCGGAGGTCGTGGTCCCCGAGCCTCCCAAACGGGTGGACGTCAGTTACACACTGTCAACAACCGGGCTCCCCGTCAGCGGCGAGACCGTAGGTTGCCGGGCCCAGCGCTGA
- the greA gene encoding transcription elongation factor GreA, with amino-acid sequence MPNTDSKAAWLSQDAFDRLQAELEKAIADRPAVAAEINARREEGDLKENGGYHAAREEQGKAEARIRYLQEFLRTARVGEAPSSTVVSPGMVVTIQFDDDPDDTETFLLGSREIAATTDYTVYSPESALGTAILGSEAGKTVTYAAPTGAQITVTVVKFEPFSG; translated from the coding sequence GTGCCCAACACCGACAGCAAGGCCGCGTGGCTGTCCCAGGACGCGTTCGACCGCCTGCAGGCCGAGCTGGAGAAGGCGATCGCCGACCGGCCCGCCGTCGCCGCCGAGATCAACGCCCGCCGCGAGGAGGGCGACCTCAAGGAGAACGGGGGCTACCACGCCGCCCGCGAGGAGCAGGGCAAGGCGGAGGCCCGCATCCGCTACCTCCAGGAGTTCCTGCGCACCGCCCGGGTCGGCGAGGCCCCGTCGAGCACGGTCGTCTCGCCCGGCATGGTCGTCACGATCCAGTTCGACGACGACCCGGACGACACCGAGACGTTCCTGCTCGGCTCCCGGGAGATCGCCGCGACCACGGACTACACCGTGTACAGCCCCGAGTCGGCGCTGGGCACGGCCATCCTGGGCTCCGAGGCCGGCAAGACCGTGACCTACGCGGCCCCGACCGGCGCGCAGATCACCGTGACCGTGGTCAAGTTCGAGCCGTTCTCCGGCTGA
- a CDS encoding M48 family metallopeptidase, whose translation MSLATACPHCHTPLTSADTGEPWCPSCEWGIDEPTDHSVTGVGWIDRLLYRAAFRLNRAQLTEFFGRPIGRPVLGLAGVFLIAVSLLLLAGMLGLLALAGWLVVAHPSWVTVPVALLALGVVWVLLPKFPGLPDDLELLDRAQAPTLFALIERVAAAAAAPVPDHVAVDTDFNAFARTYGLRRRRVLCLGLPMWAALPPQQRVALLGHELGHFVNGDPRTRLLTYPALTTFGNLAALTRMGPRDVYGFLSMLVDFIARPVMWVISRSLLLVHIGMSMVGERSSQRAEYHADELAVLVAGSSAARDLTDSLASAAGLDVVVRRAARNGDEPRDWRAAADEARVSMRPRMAWFRQLSIRTETSILASHPPAGMRARLVESRPWLEPRVALSEAESDRIDQELAGFYRRKARDIGWVEH comes from the coding sequence GTGTCCCTCGCAACCGCCTGCCCCCACTGCCACACCCCCCTGACCTCGGCCGACACCGGCGAACCCTGGTGTCCGAGCTGCGAGTGGGGCATCGACGAGCCCACCGACCACAGCGTGACGGGCGTCGGCTGGATCGACCGGCTGCTCTACCGGGCGGCGTTCCGCCTCAACCGCGCCCAGCTCACGGAGTTCTTCGGCCGCCCGATCGGCCGGCCGGTGCTCGGGCTGGCCGGCGTGTTCCTGATCGCGGTGTCCCTTCTGCTGCTCGCTGGCATGCTCGGACTACTGGCCCTGGCCGGCTGGCTCGTCGTCGCGCATCCGTCGTGGGTGACCGTGCCGGTGGCCCTGCTCGCCCTCGGTGTGGTCTGGGTGCTGCTGCCCAAGTTCCCCGGCCTGCCGGATGACCTCGAGCTGCTGGACCGGGCTCAGGCGCCGACGCTGTTCGCGCTGATCGAACGGGTGGCCGCCGCTGCCGCCGCGCCCGTGCCCGACCACGTCGCGGTCGACACCGACTTCAATGCGTTCGCCCGGACGTACGGGCTCCGACGCCGCCGCGTCCTGTGCCTCGGGCTGCCGATGTGGGCGGCCCTCCCGCCCCAGCAACGGGTCGCGCTCCTCGGCCACGAACTCGGCCACTTCGTGAACGGTGACCCGCGTACCCGTCTGCTGACCTATCCGGCGCTGACCACGTTCGGGAACCTGGCGGCTCTGACCAGGATGGGCCCCCGTGACGTCTACGGCTTCCTCAGCATGCTCGTCGACTTCATCGCGCGGCCGGTCATGTGGGTGATCAGTCGGAGCCTGCTGCTCGTGCACATCGGCATGTCGATGGTGGGCGAGCGCAGTTCGCAGCGGGCCGAATACCACGCTGACGAACTCGCCGTTCTGGTCGCCGGCAGCTCGGCCGCCCGGGACCTGACCGACTCGCTGGCGAGCGCGGCCGGCCTGGACGTGGTGGTCCGGCGGGCGGCCCGCAACGGCGACGAGCCCCGGGACTGGCGGGCCGCCGCCGACGAGGCGCGCGTATCGATGCGCCCGAGGATGGCGTGGTTCCGCCAGTTGAGCATCCGCACCGAGACGTCGATCCTGGCCAGCCACCCGCCGGCGGGTATGCGGGCCCGGCTTGTCGAGTCGCGTCCGTGGCTGGAGCCCCGGGTGGCGTTGTCGGAGGCGGAGTCGGACCGGATCGACCAGGAACTCGCCGGGTTCTACCGCCGAAAGGCCCGCGACATCGGCTGGGTCGAGCACTGA